A stretch of DNA from Oryza brachyantha chromosome 9, ObraRS2, whole genome shotgun sequence:
GCTCTAAGGCTCCGTTCGGTTGAGAagtagataagttaacttacccgacacagaaaacgtaataatagattagtacatgaaattaattattaaaaaaatataaaatagattaatatggtttttaaaacaactttcctataaaatttttttacgaaaaatacaccgtttagcagtttgaaaaacgtacgcgtagaaaaaaaaaattaagttatcTTACATAGGATGCCGCACGCGGCCTAAGTCAGACCACTTCTAATAGAAGTAATGGATGCACCACTGCACAGACTTAAGTTTCAGCGGCTGCAATTTGCTGCTTGCTTTTGCTcaaattaatcaatatatatctcGTGctcatatacatgttctttcaCATATGGTTTGGAATTTTTGGACATGCACGTATATAAAACAGAAATAGAATCcgatctgctgctgctaatgACAAGATGATTTCTTTTAGTCAGGGAAGCTGCTGCGTTGATTCATCAAGAAGCTGAGGTGGTAGAAGCGAGCGGCCCCACCCTAAAAATCGCGGCTTTTATACTccaccgccggccggcgcTTTGCTGTTCCATTACAAACACCTCCACACTCACTCAGCtccaccggccggccgcctGAGCGAGACTGTGGCACGGTCGTGCAGGGGATCCAATCGAATCGATCgatggaggcggaggcggcggcggtggcaatgaacggcggtggcggcggggacgaGCAGTCCCGGTTCCGGCGGGTGTGCGTGTTCTGCGGGAGCAGCTCCGGCAAGCGGAGCAGCtaccgcgacgccgccgtcgagctcgGCAGGGAGCTGGTGACGATCGACGATCAATCAAAGATTAattttgttgcatgcatgttgaTCTATCTTGCATATATAGCAAGTTGATCCATTACGCTCTGAATTGGCAGGTGGCGAGGAAGGTGGATTTGGTGTACGGAGGAGGCAGCCTGGGGCTCATGGGGAAGGTCGCCGAGGCCGTGcacaacggcggcggccacgtcATTGGGTCCGTACATGCACATATCTCTGGCTCTTCATCCATCCATTATATCCTTCCTTgctcgctcgatcgatcgttgatccatccatctcgCCGTCGTTTAATTGATCGATTTCTTGCTTGATATATGCATATGACGCAGCATCATCCCGACCACTCTCATGGGCAAGGaggtaattaatcaatcaattaattaattaaggaggaggaggaggaagaagaagatacgGTGATAAGTAATGGTGATGGATGTGCATGCAGATAACGGGGGAGACGGTGGGGGAGGTGCGGGCGGTGGCGAGCATGCACGAGAGGAAGGCGGAGATGGCGCGGCGGTCGGACGCGTTCGTGGCGCTCCCCGGCGGGTACGGGACGCTGGACGAGCTGCTGGAGGTGATCGCGTGGGCGCAGCTGGGCATCCACGCCAAGCCCGTCGGCCTCCTCAACGTCGACGGCTACTACGACTTCCTCCTCGCCTTCATCGACAaggccgtcgacgacggcttCATCCGCCCCGCCCAGCGCCACCTCTTCGTCTCCGCCCCCGACGCCCCCTCCCTCGTCCGCAAGCTCGAGGTTAATTAGTTTACCTCTACCTCATCTCACTTTCCAAAATtgtctccttccttccttctctttGATTAATTACCTGCACACCACGGCGTCCATCGGTCCacccatctcatctcatctcatccacTAGTTAGTTAATACTCCATTAGATGTATCTATCATCTGTTCTGTTCCAAAGAAGAACTATCTTGATCAGTAGGTCAGAGTTGACTTGCGGTCGATGCAGGAGTACGTGccggtggaggaggacgacgcggAGACGCCCAAGCTGCGGTGGGAGATGGAGCAGGTCGTCGTCGGCTACAGCTCCTCGCTCCACGTGGCGCCCCAGATCGCCctctagcttagctagctataaaccAGCCGGATCGATCGTCTGCTTGCTTGAATTGATTGATCGACGGACTGCAGATTTATACGAGCAGTTCATCATCGCCGTcgtgctcgatcgatcgatcgttggATTGTACGTCCTTCCTGCAGCGTGTACCTCTTTAAGTAGCTGCCCTAACTAGTGTGTATTGTGTACGTGTATGCTCATTGCTCCggttattattattagctGGTGTAGCAAGCTGCATGtactatatgaatatatgatgtGTACTCCagtacatatatgtatgtcgTCCGTGTCAACTTTCATGTGTATTGTACTATCTGATCCATCGCTGATGTAGAACCATCACTAGGTAGCACCATATACTgcgtaattaattttttttaaagaaagatatttttatccGGTCTCTATATCCAATCGGATATATACAgtcttctttttaaaaaaagtttgataACTAGTCCAAGTAGGGGACTTGGTCCCTCAAATATCCAATGTGAAATTCATGCTCCTATGAAGATTTGAACCTAGAACTTTAGATGCTACTCAGATATATATGTACCTTTCAACACATCTCTCTTCTCGATCAACCAATCATAAGATTTTACTACTAAAGATTAAAcaatttctatgttttaatTTCTACCAAACTATACCAACTTTAGCATGTTTAATTCTATAACTTCTTACAAAAGAAGTATCACGTGAGGCACATTTCATAGTGCATTTGGAGAGCAACTCAAACGAATGAGattaatttatacacatatagattaatttatacacataTAACTCACTAACTCCATCTTTAATTGTAATGAACTGTGGagataaatatacataagtGTGCAGATTCATTTCTATAATCCTTTATATTTTACGACAAAAAAGAGTAACAGATTGAAAAAATGTTATTGACCTCTCTTTTTCTGTATATAGGCACAAGTGAAACCgtttattaacgattaaaaataaatttgagtaaaacttttatttatttttctttattaactTAAACTACAAAAGGAAACTTTAAAAtcagatttttaaaaaattaattttagtttgtaagtataaatataagtatggATAAAAAGACAAGGGTGTATGCTAGGAGAGGAACACGTGTAAGATGAGATGTATGGTGCAAATGCGGCCCGGCCAAACAACGCACACTGTGCGTTGACTGTACGAATGGATCATGCATACCACTGTTCCTTTatcaacaaatatttattaacaGATACTTTATGAGATTTTACCGCATACTACTTTTCGAATACatacaattattttgtttattgctTACCGGTAGTTATTGCAGTACTAGCAGACAATGTATTGTTCCACGTGATCTTTCCCTATCGAtcaagagtttttttttactattctttaagtagatatatatctagatgtgttctaaaattttcattaaaaatgtGGTATCTGGCTCTATATTTTCTAAGAACCACAAAATTTCTCACCTGTTAACTAaagttccaaaaatatcaatgtaGCTTCCTTTTATACTCCAGTATATATAATCTACTCCAGTAAAATCGCTAGTATCACCGGTCAGTTGAGCCCAGTACGGTGGTGCCTAGCTATGGTGTGCGCCCGTCGATCCGGCCGGCTGGCTTAACTTCCCTTCATTTCGGCCGGCCCCGCCAGGTTCTTTACTGTCGCTGCTGcgcgcggcgctggcggctGCTGGGCTTTCActtgcaggcaggcaggcaggcagtaGCCTGCAGCTGCATGCGCGCAgtaacagcagcagcagctgtgaATTGCTCTCTCGATCTGCCACTGCCATCTGCCATGCCCGATCGAGTTCTACTGCTATAGCTGTACTCCAGTTATCCTCTCTGCGCGCAATCATGgcgctgcttgctgctgccgcGCGCGACGACGACCCCCCGCGGCGTCGACCGatccgctccgctccgctccTATCTACGCCGTCATGACCATCGtaaccggccggccggccgcatGCAGCTGAGGATCGGATCGGACCAGCAAGCGGCCGAGATCGATCTGGGACGTTCAGGCCGGCCGGTCTACCAACTGAATGTGTCTCCAAACTTTGCGAAATTATATACGTTTAGTCTTGGGTTCACTGTACATAGGTGTGACGAACGAAACAACTCAGTTGTTCTATATATTataccatgtttttttctctataaaattgtataaatactaataaatccaaatacatataaaaatatatgcattattCTGTGTTCGGTTCCAATTAATGCGTGGACACAGCATATACACCTTCTCtatttcaaactaaacaaacGTAAGATCAAATTCGATAAACACCGCTACCCCGTTTCATAGTGTAAGATGTTCGATTCTTTTGTTgcaacatttgactattcttcttatttaaaaatttagtataaatataaaaaaatgataagtcttGCTTAAAATTCAAGTAagttacaagaaaaataagtgatattttcataattttttaaataaaacaaatagtcaaacactataataaaaagttaaacattttatgTTACAATACagaaaacagagggagtataactGTGTCCGAATACGAAATGCTTAGGtaggcagctagctagccagctgTTTGTTCATGCTACTTGTACTACGGAGTAGCTGGTCGtgctgtagtgcatgccttCAATTTGAGCCAGCAATGCAGACTGCTGCAGTAACCAAACTGCACCAACCGCTCAAGTGCAATATATTCCTCCGTCCACAAGTATGTACTCCTACAAGTACAAATTATGGCGTCTACCATACTAGTGATCAAACATTCGCTGCATCTAGCTACGTGCGTGCGTATTATAAGTtcattagaatttaaattttattctcacgatataaatatttctgcactgattgatatgatttcaatcattctcGTGATTTCAGATCCAAATCAAATACTTAGGAAAATAATCACTTAAGcaaaataatactataataaataaactaaaacacTTATTTTCTAAAACGGATATAGGACTACCAGCTGGCGCACGGAGAGACATACGTATGGGCAGCCGAGTCCAGTGTCAGGGCCAGAAGCATGGGGATTTGTATCGTCTGCCATTAGTTAGTAATGCCAGGGGATGAACAGTCGCGTGCAATGGGATAAATATCAACCATTGACACTGGACTACGTCGTCGGTTCTTCCTCACTGTGTACCACTGTAGCCCTCTGGATGTGAATCCGAATGCAGAAGAGCCAGCACTGACGCCACGACGGGTCGAGTTGCCTTTTCCCGGTTTGGATGGGAATCTACCGACATTACATCATATATGCCATAGTTACCACCATTacaaatattgatttttagataatggataatcCGGCTTGGACTTTAAAAAAAGCTACAGTCACTTATTACAGTCCGAGGTTCACACATTAGAGCAATATCAGATTGACTAAATCTCTAGACAATGGACTCTAAACATAAACACGCCAGAgaataacaaatcaagaaaaaatcaTGCTGCTAAATCTCCAGCCAAAATCACAAAGATTTGCATGACGGTAGTCCTATATCCTCAATGGCAGAGGATGTGAATCCGA
This window harbors:
- the LOC102721195 gene encoding probable cytokinin riboside 5'-monophosphate phosphoribohydrolase LOGL9, whose amino-acid sequence is FAVPLQTPPHSLSSTGRPPERDCGTVVQGIQSNRSMEAEAAAVAMNGGGGGDEQSRFRRVCVFCGSSSGKRSSYRDAAVELGRELVARKVDLVYGGGSLGLMGKVAEAVHNGGGHVIGIIPTTLMGKEITGETVGEVRAVASMHERKAEMARRSDAFVALPGGYGTLDELLEVIAWAQLGIHAKPVGLLNVDGYYDFLLAFIDKAVDDGFIRPAQRHLFVSAPDAPSLVRKLEEYVPVEEDDAETPKLRWEMEQVVVGYSSSLHVAPQIAL